In one Erinaceus europaeus chromosome 3, mEriEur2.1, whole genome shotgun sequence genomic region, the following are encoded:
- the TMEM271 gene encoding transmembrane protein 271: protein MKWSVRGACAALSACLLLGCALGAAAVGLRCFALGAQLRGEPFRLGAAAGAFYSGLLLAAGLALLGGARCCGRGPGGAGARGARGAPGAEEPGARGARGARARARGRGRRAPRAPRAHNLLLLGALVFMLGVLSAFAGAVIDGDTVSLAERKYSHFCRPGVPGPPRPRASAAQCRRLRDYQRGLVLSTVLNALECLLGLLGLLLAKNCRAARRPRVWARAPGPRQPPAFRARRGRRGRRGRGLQPRPSEASILAAEDSDPAPGDCGAACGGAVSFISVGAGPGGAAAGVEVSCAGHPSVELPGYAPSDPELDASYPYCCRARGR from the coding sequence ATGAAGTGGAGCGTCCGCGGGGCCTGCGCCGCGCTGTCCGCCTGCCTGCTGCTGGGCTGCGCGCTGGGCGCGGCGGCCGTGGGGCTGCGCTGCTTCGCGCTGGGCGCCCAGCTCCGCGGGGAGCCCTTCCGCCTGGGCGCGGCGGCCGGCGCCTTCTACTCGGGGCTGCTGCTGGCCGCGGGGCTGGCGCTGCTGGGCGGCGCGCGGTGCTGCGGGCGGGGGCCGGGGGGCGccggggcgcggggggcgcggggggcgccgGGCGCCGAGGAGCccggggcgcggggggcgcggggggcgcgggcgcgggcgcgggggcgggggcggcgcgccccccgcgccccccgcgcgcACAACCTGCTGCTGCTCGGCGCGCTGGTCTTCATGCTCGGGGTGTTGAGCGCCTTCGCGGGCGCCGTGATCGACGGCGACACGGTGTCCCTGGCCGAGCGCAAGTACTCGCACTTCTGCCGGCCCGGCGTCCCCGGGCCCCCGCGGCCCCGCGCCTCGGCCGCGCAGTGCCGCCGCCTGCGGGACTACCAGCGCGGCCTGGTGCTGTCCACCGTGCTCAACGCGCTCGAGTGCCTGCTCGGCCTGCTGGGCCTGCTGCTGGCCAAGAACTGCCGCGCCGCCCGCCGGCCCCGCGTCTGGGCCCGCGCCCCGGGGCCCCGCCAGCCGCCCGCCTTCCGGGCCcgccgggggcggcgggggcggcgggggcgcgggCTGCAGCCGCGGCCGAGCGAGGCTTCCATCCTGGCGGCCGAAGACTCGGACCCCGCGCCCGGGGACTGCGGGGCGGCCTGCGGCGGCGCCGTGTCCTTCATCAGCGTGGGCGCGGGCCCCGGGGGCGCCGCGGCGGGCGTGGAGGTGAGCTGCGCCGGGCACCCGTCGGTGGAGCTTCCTGGCTACGCGCCCTCGGACCCCGAGCTGGATGCCTCCTACCCCTACTGCTGCCGGGCGCGGGGGCGCTGA